Proteins encoded together in one Prunus dulcis chromosome 3, ALMONDv2, whole genome shotgun sequence window:
- the LOC117620646 gene encoding E3 ubiquitin-protein ligase RNF144A-like: protein MAQELASGNLHLNVDDFYFSALFDQSDHEDENDPVSDSKYAEELQLQEALMSSSIACQTTLNVGSSSSSATAAASSSSSSSSTTIIQASQATQSTPIHETLNPSQPHIFCGICVEMKEAAQMFRTESCGHSFCSDCIAKHAASKIQDNIHIVVCPGFGCKAVIELDACRPMLPREVLERWNDALCEALVLGAQRLYCPFSDCSLVLMIDDEGEGIRESECPACHRLFCARCQVPWHPGVDCEEFQRLNEDERGRADLMVKELAKLKKWRRCPKCKFYVEKTQGCLHISCRCQFQFCYGCGGEWNSVHDGSCVRD from the exons ATGGCACAAGAATTAGCCTCTGGTAATCTTCATCTCAATGTTGACGATTTCTACTTCTCAGCACTATTTGATCAGAGTGATCATGAAGACGAAAATGACCCAGTCTCAGATTCCAAATATGCAGAAGAGTTGCAGTTACAGGAGGCTCTAATGTCTTCTTCGATCGCTTGCCAAACGACACTCAATGTTGGGTCGTCTTCCTCCTCTGCCACCGCCGccgcctcctcctcctcctcatcatcatcaacaacaaTAATCCAAGCTTCCCAAGCAACCCAATCCACCCCAATTCatgaaaccctaaacccaagTCAGCCACATATCTTCTGTGGGATTTGTGTTGAAATGAAGGAGGCTGCCCAGATGTTCAGAACTGAGAGCTGTGGTCACTCCTTTTGCTCTGACTGCATAGCCAAACATGCTGCCTCAAAAATCCAAGACAACATTCACATTGTTGTTTGCCCTGGCTTCGGCTGCAAGGCTGTGATTGAGCTTGATGCTTGCAGGCCAATGCTTCCCAGAGAGGTTCTTGAGAGGTGGAATGATGCCCTCTGTGAGGCTTTGGTTCTTGGGGCACAAAGACTTTACTGCCCTTTTAGTGATTGCTCACTAGTTTTGATGATTGATGATGAAGGTGAAGGCATAAGAGAGTCAGAGTGCCCTGCTTGCCATAGATTGTTCTGTGCAAGATGCCAAGTGCCATGGCACCCAGGGGTTGATTGTGAGGAGTTTCAGAGGCTTAATGAGGATGAGAGAGGGAGGGCTGATCTTATGGTGAAGGAGCTTGCAAAGCTGAAGAAGTGGAGGAGGTGCCCTAAGTGCAAATTTTATGTGGAGAAGACTCAAGGTTGTTTGCACATTTCTTGCAG GTGCCAATTCCAGTTCTGCTATGGATGTGGAGGAGAATGGAATTCTGTTCATGATGGTAGTTGCGTGAGAGATTAA
- the LOC117621667 gene encoding uncharacterized protein LOC117621667 yields QKSYADNRRKDLQFEIGDWVFLKLSPWKGVVRFGRRGKLSPLYIGPYEIVERVGPVAYRLALPSDLSRLHDVFHVSMLRKDISDPSHILEEQPIEFQEDLTYVEQPVQILDWKMQVLRSREIPLVKVLWRSHNVEEATWEPEDQMREQYPYLFE; encoded by the coding sequence CAAAAGAGCTATGCAGACAATAGAAGGAAAGACCTCCAGTTTGAGATTGGTGATTGGGTATTTCTGAAGTTATCGCCTTGGAAGGGTGTAGTGAGATTTGGGAGGCGAGGAAAACTAAGTCCTCTCTATATTGGGCCTTATGAGATTGTGGAGCGTGTAGGCCCAGTAGCTTACAGGCTTGCTTTGCCTTCAGATCTTTCCCGGTTGCACGATGTATTCCATGTTTCGATGCTCCGGAAGGACATTTCTGATCCTTCTCATATTTTGGAAGAACAACCAATAGAATTTCAAGAAGATTTGACTTATGTAGAGCAaccagttcagattttggattggAAGATGCAAGTATTGCGTTCGAGGGAGATCCCACTTGTGAAGGTCTTATGGAGAAGTCATAATGTGGAAGAGGCCACATGGGAACCTGAGGACCAAATGCGGGAACAGTACCCTTACCTCTTCGAATAA